A genomic region of Leptospira saintgironsiae contains the following coding sequences:
- a CDS encoding cytidylyltransferase domain-containing protein → MSGIHLTPKPKIRSLFAFIQARTGSTRFPKKVIRPIPSNSDKTILDHIHSRVLKILPNSRIVYLIPEGDSELESFLEKKGMNHFSGPLEDVRQRYILAAEKFKADAILRLTGDNPFYDTTHLDLLLQTFIESDSDLAYFKGLPLGTGGEVFRTSALQNLSDSQQEERHKEHVSIHIKENPNQYKITAILSLLTKEEGSRLANFRLTVDTPEDFETISGLISQKSFETIGNFNTKEFLEWEKESPSLFQKNLDVPQVKFNLPSPNQKNKGKIGVLVAPAKEFGSGHFSRTSLLYSFLPYRNWEPEWLSEFPKDGEYDILLIDYRDIEIPISYQKTKVLLLDHFGKDKSKYDFWDLLPHPGNDPIFNWEQILIPPNLISSATNEEKNPAKEYGIFCYAGNLGKEESENLDKFLIHNSSKNRIRIGGTPPRTNEIEYFPRLSRVQYLQTLRSSEKFLGYFGQSVFEALYLRIPCATFSISPIHRELSSILEKYKIPFTDLIQKTEFSLGTKTVEENGYGLLLDKIDSL, encoded by the coding sequence ATGAGTGGTATACATTTAACGCCTAAACCTAAGATCCGTTCTTTATTCGCTTTTATACAGGCGAGGACCGGATCTACAAGATTCCCTAAAAAAGTAATCCGTCCAATTCCGTCAAATTCGGATAAAACGATCTTAGATCATATCCATTCCAGAGTTCTAAAAATTTTACCAAATTCCAGAATTGTGTATCTGATCCCTGAAGGAGATTCAGAACTCGAATCCTTTTTGGAGAAGAAAGGGATGAATCATTTCTCCGGGCCATTGGAAGATGTTCGACAAAGGTATATCCTTGCTGCAGAAAAATTCAAGGCGGATGCCATCTTAAGACTGACCGGGGATAATCCGTTTTATGATACGACTCACTTGGATCTGCTCCTCCAAACATTTATAGAATCCGATTCTGATCTTGCTTATTTTAAAGGATTACCTCTTGGAACAGGCGGAGAAGTTTTCAGAACTTCTGCACTTCAAAATCTTTCGGACTCGCAACAAGAAGAAAGACATAAAGAACATGTAAGCATTCATATAAAAGAAAATCCTAATCAATATAAGATCACTGCAATTCTAAGTTTATTAACAAAAGAAGAAGGTTCCAGATTAGCAAATTTCAGACTCACAGTGGACACTCCTGAAGATTTTGAAACGATCTCAGGTCTAATTTCCCAGAAATCTTTCGAAACGATTGGCAATTTTAATACAAAGGAATTTTTAGAATGGGAGAAAGAATCACCTTCTCTATTCCAAAAAAATTTGGATGTTCCTCAGGTAAAATTTAATCTTCCTTCTCCAAACCAAAAGAACAAAGGAAAAATCGGAGTACTAGTCGCTCCTGCAAAAGAATTCGGTTCTGGACATTTTTCCAGGACTTCCCTTTTATATTCTTTTCTGCCGTACAGAAATTGGGAACCTGAATGGTTATCAGAATTTCCGAAAGACGGAGAATATGATATTCTTCTAATAGATTATAGAGATATAGAGATTCCGATCTCTTATCAAAAAACGAAAGTCCTACTCTTAGATCATTTCGGAAAAGATAAAAGTAAATATGATTTTTGGGACCTTCTTCCTCATCCGGGGAACGATCCTATATTCAATTGGGAACAAATCTTAATTCCTCCAAATTTAATTTCTTCTGCAACGAACGAAGAAAAAAATCCTGCTAAAGAATATGGGATTTTTTGTTACGCTGGAAACTTAGGAAAAGAAGAATCCGAAAATCTAGATAAATTCTTAATCCACAATTCTTCCAAAAATAGAATCAGGATCGGAGGAACTCCTCCGAGGACGAACGAAATAGAATATTTTCCAAGACTTTCAAGAGTCCAATATCTCCAAACATTAAGATCTTCTGAAAAGTTTTTAGGATATTTCGGGCAAAGCGTATTCGAAGCTCTTTATTTAAGAATACCGTGTGCAACATTCTCCATTTCACCTATTCATAGGGAGCTTTCTTCTATTTTAGAAAAATATAAAATTCCATTCACAGACTTGATTCAGAAGACAGAGTTTTCTTTAGGAACAAAAACTGTCGAGGAGAATGGATATGGACTTCTGTTGGATAAGATAGATTCTCTTTAA